A region from the Corallococcus silvisoli genome encodes:
- a CDS encoding RNA polymerase sigma factor — MEYADFAVRHQPILMAICRKLCGTRGRACDDLVQDVLLRALLKWDTLQHDPEPERRAWLVRVLHSRFLDQCRGQSPQPAAAITQDNVHTLFEEPDAPPPELWDHLTEAQFREAVSALPYNLRRTFELQAEGLRHEEIGRRLGAPATTVGSWLFHARHQLRDQLRAMAEARRDQAGRER; from the coding sequence ATGGAGTACGCAGACTTCGCGGTCCGGCATCAGCCCATCCTGATGGCGATCTGCCGGAAGCTCTGTGGAACGCGTGGCAGGGCTTGCGACGACCTGGTGCAGGACGTGCTGCTCCGAGCGCTGCTCAAGTGGGACACCCTCCAGCATGATCCAGAGCCTGAACGGCGCGCATGGCTGGTGCGGGTGCTGCACAGCCGCTTCCTGGACCAGTGCCGCGGCCAGAGCCCGCAGCCCGCGGCCGCCATCACCCAGGACAACGTGCACACGCTCTTCGAAGAGCCGGACGCGCCTCCGCCAGAGCTGTGGGACCACCTCACCGAGGCGCAGTTCCGGGAGGCGGTCTCCGCCCTGCCCTACAACCTGCGCCGCACGTTCGAGCTCCAGGCGGAGGGGCTTCGCCATGAGGAGATCGGCCGCCGGCTGGGCGCTCCAGCGACCACGGTGGGCTCCTGGCTCTTCCACGCGCGGCACCAGCTGCGCGACCAGCTCCGTGCCATGGCCGAAGCGCGCCGGGACCAGGCAGGCCGCGAGCGCTGA
- a CDS encoding DUF2185 domain-containing protein: MTRTAKTPASVVLGEVELPEGVLLILDPGLARFWRHDAEPASPRKKAPAEYDLRLAGPDAEAAGRAYDREFDPRFLFDREDAAEAAEHFAGFARERGFDARAEVLPERVPHTERARLALEAGGGLGVAKYNGLWAVVAGALPRGRALQVVGMPMPPGEFGGRWRSIDVVVDGEAKAVRSEEVAGVMVDHGQLLFAGLGPMGHFRMWEPEDGLADYVFHGRDAPALAKELGASDLGGGLFGWRDLPLERVGEKATPLQERIEKDSLAVGVDYRPHCNLEKLNAGLRASAEDAASLVLDGARVVGCGNRWGDGVFAVSRHFDAKGRVVRVRVELGTEERQRLLRRMQLRQRGAIVTRAILDDGEPIRFAERMKPSNAQDSGWAFSSGVEDAAYMKKASNLVVVSLRSLLGRCKELDAILDAPVGAVFRREGDGFIPDV, translated from the coding sequence ATGACACGCACCGCGAAGACGCCCGCATCGGTGGTCCTGGGAGAGGTCGAGCTGCCTGAGGGGGTGTTGCTCATCCTGGACCCGGGCCTGGCGCGCTTCTGGCGGCATGACGCGGAGCCTGCGTCGCCCCGGAAGAAGGCACCGGCGGAGTACGACCTGCGCCTCGCGGGGCCGGACGCGGAGGCGGCGGGACGGGCGTACGACCGCGAGTTCGATCCGCGCTTCCTCTTCGACCGGGAGGACGCGGCGGAGGCCGCGGAGCACTTCGCCGGGTTCGCGCGGGAGCGGGGCTTCGACGCGCGCGCGGAGGTGTTGCCGGAGCGCGTTCCGCACACCGAGCGAGCGCGGCTCGCGTTGGAGGCGGGTGGGGGGCTGGGGGTGGCGAAGTACAACGGCCTGTGGGCGGTGGTGGCGGGGGCGCTGCCCCGGGGCCGCGCGTTGCAAGTGGTGGGGATGCCGATGCCGCCCGGGGAGTTTGGAGGGCGCTGGCGCTCCATCGACGTGGTGGTGGACGGCGAGGCGAAGGCGGTCCGCTCCGAGGAAGTGGCGGGGGTGATGGTGGACCACGGCCAGCTCTTGTTCGCCGGACTGGGCCCGATGGGGCACTTCCGCATGTGGGAGCCGGAGGACGGGCTGGCGGACTACGTGTTCCACGGCAGGGACGCGCCCGCGCTGGCGAAGGAGCTGGGCGCGAGCGACCTGGGGGGCGGGCTGTTTGGATGGAGGGACCTGCCCCTGGAGCGGGTGGGGGAGAAGGCGACGCCGTTGCAGGAGCGCATCGAGAAGGACTCGCTCGCGGTGGGCGTGGACTACCGGCCGCACTGCAACCTGGAGAAGTTGAACGCGGGGCTGCGCGCGAGCGCGGAGGACGCGGCGTCGCTCGTGCTCGACGGTGCGCGGGTGGTGGGGTGCGGGAACCGATGGGGAGACGGGGTCTTCGCGGTCAGCCGGCACTTCGACGCGAAGGGCAGGGTGGTGCGCGTCCGGGTGGAGCTGGGCACGGAGGAGCGGCAGCGGCTGCTGCGCCGGATGCAGCTCCGGCAGCGCGGCGCGATTGTCACCCGGGCCATCCTGGATGACGGTGAACCCATCCGCTTCGCGGAGCGCATGAAGCCCAGCAACGCGCAAGACAGCGGCTGGGCGTTCTCTTCAGGCGTGGAGGATGCGGCCTACATGAAGAAGGCCTCGAACCTGGTGGTGGTGTCGCTGCGGTCGTTGCTGGGCCGGTGCAAGGAGTTGGATGCCATCCTGGACGCGCCGGTGGGCGCGGTGTTCCGGCGCGAGGGCGACGGGTTCATTCCTGACGTGTGA
- a CDS encoding sigma 54-dependent Fis family transcriptional regulator, whose amino-acid sequence MTSRESTRNFRPKKEKQTQLLDEQGDTSDDSARITYREPKALRVEREGIDDLLVPLYPDRSYVFGRAPESTVVFPHDAVSRQHGRLSFREDDRWVYRDLNSRNRSFLHEGDWQRQGDERESSLIIPSAEDYVVEAGHTILLGNGRSRITLLAEAPRGLLADPRTTKSRSPATKQLELAVSICSRHQLPVFILGRSGTGKTFIAREIHTQSRATGNFVILNCGRLPTDVNSLSSELLGHVKGAFTGAVMPRIGKFFSANGGTLFLDEVEFLPPIAQDFLIDILEGSGSFAPLGAPPDFRDPPPRFRLVSASKTPLQETELRPDLAQRLAAGDVIVLPSLEERREDIPVLIDGFLHQLFVGQQYDAELTSDALAHLQKAEWPGQIRELEATIRAVVSRAAAIRDIDGVGAAKMMITLEAVKTYLSKREQGFGASPKAAQPKTHTSIRAIPYPPPRKRPGDLTKEDISESLRRNQGNKTRAASDLGIAPNTLKARMRALSLE is encoded by the coding sequence ATGACCAGCCGGGAATCCACTCGTAATTTTCGCCCGAAGAAGGAGAAGCAGACCCAGCTCCTGGATGAGCAAGGTGACACCTCCGACGACTCCGCCAGGATCACCTACCGCGAGCCCAAGGCGCTCCGCGTCGAACGAGAAGGCATCGATGATCTTCTCGTCCCGCTGTACCCAGACCGCTCATACGTGTTCGGTCGAGCACCTGAGTCCACTGTCGTCTTTCCGCATGACGCGGTATCGCGCCAACACGGTCGTCTCTCGTTTCGAGAGGACGACCGTTGGGTCTACAGAGACCTGAACTCCAGGAATCGAAGCTTCCTCCATGAGGGGGACTGGCAACGGCAAGGCGACGAACGGGAATCATCACTGATCATCCCCTCCGCGGAGGACTATGTAGTGGAAGCCGGGCACACCATCCTGCTCGGCAACGGGAGGAGCCGCATCACGCTCCTCGCGGAAGCGCCTCGCGGGCTTCTTGCCGACCCTCGGACCACGAAGTCACGCTCACCTGCGACCAAGCAGCTTGAGCTCGCTGTCAGTATCTGCTCCCGGCATCAGCTGCCCGTGTTTATCCTCGGCCGATCCGGTACAGGCAAGACCTTCATTGCCCGGGAGATCCACACCCAAAGTCGGGCCACCGGTAATTTCGTCATCCTGAACTGTGGCCGCCTCCCCACCGACGTCAACTCCCTCAGCAGTGAACTGCTCGGACACGTCAAAGGTGCCTTTACGGGGGCCGTCATGCCCCGGATTGGGAAGTTCTTCAGTGCCAATGGGGGCACTCTCTTCCTCGATGAAGTGGAGTTCCTGCCCCCAATCGCCCAGGACTTCCTTATCGACATCCTGGAAGGTTCAGGAAGTTTTGCTCCTTTGGGTGCGCCCCCTGATTTCAGAGATCCACCCCCCCGCTTCAGGCTCGTTTCCGCATCGAAGACTCCACTTCAGGAGACTGAGCTGCGACCTGATCTGGCTCAGCGTCTTGCCGCAGGCGACGTCATCGTCCTGCCCTCTCTGGAAGAACGTCGGGAAGACATTCCCGTCTTGATCGATGGTTTTCTGCATCAGCTCTTCGTCGGGCAGCAATATGACGCTGAGCTCACGAGCGATGCGCTGGCTCATCTGCAGAAGGCTGAATGGCCCGGTCAGATTCGAGAGCTCGAGGCTACCATCAGGGCTGTCGTGTCTCGGGCAGCAGCCATTCGTGACATCGATGGCGTGGGCGCAGCGAAGATGATGATCACCCTTGAGGCAGTCAAGACCTACCTCTCCAAGCGAGAGCAGGGATTCGGCGCATCCCCCAAGGCCGCTCAGCCCAAGACACACACATCCATTAGGGCCATCCCTTATCCTCCGCCACGCAAGCGCCCAGGAGATCTGACCAAAGAGGACATCAGCGAGAGCCTTCGCCGCAACCAGGGCAACAAGACCCGGGCGGCGTCAGACCTGGGGATCGCTCCCAACACGCTCAAGGCTCGGATGCGCGCCTTGAGCCTCGAGTGA
- a CDS encoding FHA domain-containing protein, whose amino-acid sequence MLDIIVGQRGVSRSKRGTFEVREVFVGRSDACDLHLGDGTVSGVHCRLVAIAGAAVVMDERSTNGTWVNGVKISHPVVITFGDELRIGPYVLRIQSLAGGGARASTQREKPSSTTFPTDSYAAVEPRFWEVLSIGVGSSLQDARAAYYRLIAQYHPDKVAHLGNELRELAASKCREINAAWEQASQVCR is encoded by the coding sequence ATGCTCGACATCATCGTGGGACAGCGTGGGGTCAGTCGCTCGAAGCGCGGAACCTTCGAAGTTCGTGAAGTCTTTGTCGGCCGTAGCGATGCTTGTGACTTGCATCTTGGGGATGGAACCGTTTCGGGCGTGCATTGCCGACTGGTGGCAATCGCTGGGGCAGCGGTCGTCATGGATGAGCGGTCGACCAATGGAACTTGGGTCAACGGAGTCAAGATTAGCCATCCTGTGGTGATCACGTTCGGCGATGAGCTTCGCATCGGCCCGTATGTGCTGCGGATTCAGTCGCTTGCTGGGGGAGGTGCTAGGGCTTCGACGCAGCGCGAAAAGCCATCTTCCACAACTTTCCCAACCGATTCCTATGCTGCAGTGGAGCCAAGGTTCTGGGAGGTGCTCTCCATTGGAGTCGGCTCTTCACTTCAAGATGCCCGAGCTGCCTACTATCGATTGATCGCTCAATATCATCCGGACAAGGTTGCTCATCTTGGAAACGAGCTGAGGGAGTTGGCGGCCAGCAAGTGCCGGGAGATCAATGCAGCCTGGGAGCAGGCGAGTCAGGTGTGCAGATGA
- a CDS encoding lectin OAA family protein has protein sequence MTAYVVQNQWGGSGAPWNPGGLWVIGSRPGQGVVALNVTSSDGGKTLTGTMTYNGEGPIGFRGTLSDGNNYTVENQWGGSSAPWQPGGVWVLGARKGQHIVALNVTSSDGGNTLLGTTTYNGEGPIGFRSEQSNGGAYTVENQWGGASAPWQPGGVWVLGARKGQNVVAVAVTSSDGGKTLTGTMTYNGEGPIGFRGTLSDGNNYTVENQWGGSSAPWQPGGLWIIGARQNQNVVALNFTSPDGGKALTGTTTYNGEGPIGFRGKLN, from the coding sequence ATGACTGCGTATGTCGTTCAGAATCAGTGGGGTGGTTCGGGTGCCCCGTGGAATCCGGGCGGTCTCTGGGTCATCGGCAGCCGGCCCGGCCAGGGCGTCGTCGCGCTCAACGTCACGTCCAGCGACGGCGGCAAGACGCTGACGGGGACCATGACCTACAACGGTGAGGGCCCCATCGGCTTCCGCGGCACCCTGTCCGACGGCAACAACTACACGGTGGAGAACCAGTGGGGCGGCTCCTCCGCGCCCTGGCAGCCCGGCGGTGTCTGGGTCCTCGGCGCTCGGAAGGGCCAGCACATCGTCGCGCTCAACGTCACGTCCAGCGATGGCGGCAACACGCTGCTCGGCACCACGACCTACAACGGCGAGGGCCCCATCGGCTTCCGGAGCGAGCAGTCCAACGGCGGCGCGTACACGGTGGAGAACCAGTGGGGAGGCGCCTCCGCGCCCTGGCAGCCCGGTGGTGTCTGGGTCCTCGGCGCTCGGAAGGGCCAGAACGTCGTCGCGGTCGCGGTCACGTCCAGCGACGGCGGCAAGACGCTGACGGGGACCATGACCTACAACGGTGAGGGCCCCATCGGCTTCCGCGGCACCCTGTCCGACGGCAACAACTACACGGTGGAGAACCAGTGGGGCGGCTCCTCCGCGCCCTGGCAGCCCGGCGGGCTCTGGATCATCGGCGCCCGGCAGAACCAGAACGTCGTGGCCCTCAACTTCACCTCCCCGGATGGTGGGAAGGCCCTGACGGGGACCACGACCTACAACGGTGAAGGCCCCATCGGCTTCCGCGGCAAGTTGAACTGA
- a CDS encoding Fic family protein, translating into MDPYRWSERIEPRLRQATERLRRLRCARTPPSALESLRHAFRSEHAYHSNAMGGNRLTLPETHAVLKDGIVIAGTPLKDHFEAVNLAHALDLIETRSREDTAPGEQDVRELHGIVLRGIEPLDAGVYRRLNLRMEGTPHVPPEATHVPEAMRTFGAWLAGVRTEHPVVASSIAHAWFAAIHPFTDGNGRTGRLLANLLLMREHYPPIALRVEDRARYHAALQSSHSSDITALVELTLDGVERRFDEYERAAGEVLEPDMEASRAETPTRFSRWYEAARALHEALREVAARLEVRAPESGRPRLQTSELAALTEREWAPLQETSLALFSIRGQHQGRQVEIFFHSMPPVPDAGAVPPGIRMTAPSPERIALKYFSSAVPTGHTFSVSRDGLDAEVEHGVSALTLATELWTYAITEYLSPR; encoded by the coding sequence GTGGATCCGTACCGGTGGAGCGAGCGCATCGAGCCCAGGCTTCGGCAAGCGACCGAGCGGCTGCGGCGGCTGCGTTGCGCCAGGACTCCGCCCTCGGCGCTGGAGAGTCTGCGGCACGCGTTCCGGAGCGAGCACGCGTACCACTCGAATGCGATGGGAGGGAACCGGCTGACCCTGCCTGAAACCCACGCGGTGCTGAAGGATGGCATCGTCATCGCGGGCACGCCCCTGAAGGACCATTTCGAGGCGGTGAACCTCGCGCATGCGCTCGACCTCATCGAGACCCGGTCCCGCGAGGACACGGCTCCGGGTGAGCAGGACGTGCGCGAGCTGCACGGCATCGTCCTGCGCGGCATCGAGCCCCTGGACGCGGGGGTGTACCGGCGGCTCAACCTGAGGATGGAGGGCACACCGCATGTGCCTCCCGAAGCGACCCACGTGCCCGAAGCGATGCGGACTTTCGGCGCGTGGCTGGCGGGAGTCAGGACCGAGCATCCGGTGGTCGCCTCCTCCATCGCGCATGCGTGGTTCGCGGCGATTCATCCCTTCACGGATGGGAACGGCCGGACAGGGAGACTGCTCGCCAACCTGCTGCTGATGCGGGAGCACTATCCCCCCATCGCGCTGAGGGTCGAGGACCGTGCGCGGTATCACGCGGCGCTCCAGTCCTCCCATTCGAGCGACATCACCGCGCTGGTGGAGCTGACGCTCGACGGGGTGGAGCGGCGCTTCGACGAGTACGAACGAGCGGCCGGTGAGGTCCTCGAGCCCGACATGGAAGCGTCACGGGCCGAGACGCCGACCCGGTTCAGCAGGTGGTACGAGGCCGCCCGCGCCCTCCACGAAGCGCTCCGGGAGGTCGCGGCACGGCTGGAAGTGCGCGCTCCCGAGAGCGGTCGTCCGAGGCTCCAGACCTCCGAGCTGGCCGCGCTCACGGAGCGTGAGTGGGCGCCCCTTCAAGAGACCTCCCTGGCGCTCTTCAGCATCCGTGGCCAGCACCAGGGTCGACAGGTGGAGATCTTCTTCCACTCGATGCCACCGGTTCCGGATGCGGGTGCGGTCCCTCCGGGCATTCGCATGACCGCCCCCAGTCCGGAGCGCATCGCCCTGAAGTATTTCTCCTCGGCGGTGCCCACCGGACACACCTTCAGCGTGTCGCGGGATGGGCTCGACGCCGAGGTCGAGCACGGCGTCTCCGCGCTCACGCTCGCGACGGAGCTCTGGACCTACGCGATCACCGAGTACCTGTCGCCGCGCTGA
- the kdpF gene encoding K(+)-transporting ATPase subunit F: MTFEYAAGIALALLLTVYLVYALLLPERF, encoded by the coding sequence ATGACCTTCGAATACGCCGCGGGGATCGCGCTCGCGCTCCTGCTGACCGTCTATCTCGTCTACGCCCTGCTCCTGCCAGAGCGCTTCTAG